In one Gossypium hirsutum isolate 1008001.06 chromosome D09, Gossypium_hirsutum_v2.1, whole genome shotgun sequence genomic region, the following are encoded:
- the LOC107891531 gene encoding NAC domain-containing protein 90: MEVAIGFRFFPTEEELVSFYLRNQLQGMRQDMHLVIPVLNIFYDLEPWDLPKLAGELCKGDVEQWFYFTPRQEREARGGRASRTTASGYWKATGSPGFVYSSDDRVIGMKKTMVFYKGKAPNGRKTKWKMNEYRAIEALSDPYVSAPPKLRHEFSLCRVYVASSSSRAFDRRPLEAHNNAATTSGGASGTSHAGGDHYNPAEASEDEFWELVNNLEEHAIGWGQINEI; the protein is encoded by the exons ATGGAGGTGGCCATCGGTTTTCGCTTCTTTCCGACGGAAGAAGAGTTGGTTTCCTTCTACCTACGTAACCAGTTACAAGGCATGAGACAAGATATGCACCTTGTTATCCCAGTCCTCAACATTTTTTACGACCTTGAGCCATGGGACCTtccaa AGCTTGCTGGGGAGCTTTGTAAAGGAGACGTGGAGCAATGGTTTTACTTTACACCAAGACAAGAGAGGGAAGCTCGTGGGGGAAGAGCTAGCCGAACTACAGCTTCGGGATATTGGAAGGCGACGGGGTCTCCCGGCTTTGTCTACTCGTCGGACGATCGAGTGATCGGGATGAAGAAAACAATGGTCTTTTACAAGGGAAAAGCCCCAAatgggaggaaaaccaaatggaaGATGAATGAATATAGAGCCATCGAAGCACTGTCCGACCCATATGTGTCTGCTCCTCCTAAG TTGAGACATGAATTCAGTTTGTGTCGAGTCTATGTTGCATCGAGCAGCTCTCGAGCATTCGATAGACGCCCACTAGAAGCACACAACAATGCTGCAACAACTTCCGGGGGAGCCTCAGGTACTTCACATGCTGGAGGAGACCACTATAATCCAGCCGAGGCTAGTGAAGATGAGTTTTGGGAGTTGGTTAACAATCTTGAAGAACATGCCATAGGATGGGgacaaattaatgaaatataa